Genomic segment of Pseudomonas iranensis:
GGCCACGGCCATGCCGCCGAGCGCCACTTGAATCAGGCCGAACACGCCGCCACGGCGCAGGCCCTTGCCGACCATCAGCACGCCGCCGGTCAACGAGCCGACGCGCTCCCAGCCATGCACATTCTTGTGCGAAGGCGACTGGAACGGGGTGGATTCGATGCGTTCTACGCGTTTGAGCTCGCTCATGGTCTATCTCCAGGCAGGGTGCGATTGATAGATAAGCTGACTGCCATGGCGGTCAGCTTGTTCCATCGAATGTGCGACGCTTCAGCGGAATTTCGGCCCGGAGCGGGTGTTCAGGCCTTTGGCCATGCGGTCGTAGAGCACGACGTTGACCGTGGCGGCGAGGTTCATGCAGCCGGTGGTCGGGATGTACACGACGTCTTCGCACCAGTCGCGAATCTCCTTATCCAGCGAACCGTCTTCCGGGCCGAAGATGTACAGGGCGCGGTCGGGGTGGGTGTATTCCGGTAGCGGCCGGGCGCCATCGACCAGTTCCACCGCCACGGGTACGCAGTTGAGCGGAAGGATTTTTTTCAGGTCGTCGATGCCGATCAGCGGGATGTCGTAGTGCACGCGTTTGGTGTCGGTGACGAAGTCGGCGGCGCGTTCATAACGCTTGCCGGTGTAGAACACCGACGCCACGCCGTAACAGCCTGCGGCGCGCATCACCGAACCGACGTTCTCCGGTGATTTGGGGTTATACAAACCAATGCAGCTGTACCGTTTGTCTGCCACGAGCGGGGTGCCTTCGGGAAAAAGAGGGCGATTATACGGGGATTGGGGGAGGGCGGGCAGATTCAAGACTTGTGGTGTCTGGCCGGCCGCTTTCGCGAGCAGGCTCGCTCCCACAGGGGAACGCGTTTCAACTGTGGGAGCGAGCCTGCTCGCGAAAGGGCCAGCTCAGGCGATGAAGATCTTCAATCTTCTTTTTTCATCAGGCCAGCCAGGGCCGCAAACGGGTTATGCGTGGCCTTGGCGATTTTTGGTGTGCTCAGCGAGCCGTCGCCGAAATACTGCTGATCGGTGTAACGCGAATGTTCGTTGTCGTGGCAATACAGGCACAACAGCTCCCAGTTGGAGCCGTCCTGCGGGTTGTTGTCGTGGTTGTGGTCGCGGTGGTGCACGGTCAGTTCGCTCAGGCGCTTGCCGGAAAACT
This window contains:
- a CDS encoding RNA methyltransferase, translating into MADKRYSCIGLYNPKSPENVGSVMRAAGCYGVASVFYTGKRYERAADFVTDTKRVHYDIPLIGIDDLKKILPLNCVPVAVELVDGARPLPEYTHPDRALYIFGPEDGSLDKEIRDWCEDVVYIPTTGCMNLAATVNVVLYDRMAKGLNTRSGPKFR
- a CDS encoding YajD family HNH nuclease, giving the protein MSSSTPTNTSKLDRILADNQRDKEMGYRDKALKMYPHVCGRCAREFSGKRLSELTVHHRDHNHDNNPQDGSNWELLCLYCHDNEHSRYTDQQYFGDGSLSTPKIAKATHNPFAALAGLMKKED